A genomic window from Vitis riparia cultivar Riparia Gloire de Montpellier isolate 1030 chromosome 16, EGFV_Vit.rip_1.0, whole genome shotgun sequence includes:
- the LOC117933246 gene encoding CCR4-NOT transcription complex subunit 1-like produces MPRGIPKRPALVVYMASHVNLFLEEFVVFFIICIQVLKEGFNGGGYEDIERDEGGVESSMAWDLNGGFEREIGWRIMGMVGSTFKSAICIVVLLDIKVMFLLAIDKSNHKLVAKAIQGIRDLLKQRLLLPQNEAAQAGTRYNVPLMNSLVLYVGMQTIQQLQTKSSPPLAQQMAHNGPLELYLMGSAMDIFQTLIAELDTEGRYLFLNAIANQLRYPNNHTHFFSFVLLYLFVEASQEIIQEQITRVLLERLIVNRSHPWGLLITFIELIKNSRYNFWSRTFTRCAPEIEKLFESVSRSCMVSDNMH; encoded by the exons ATGCCGAGAGGCATTCCCAAGCGCCCAGCCTTGGTGGTTTACATGGCATCACATGTCAACCTATTCTTGGAAGAATTCGTTGTCTTCTTCATCATCTGCATCCAAGTCTTG AAAGAGGGGTTCAATGGTGGTGGGTATGAGGATATAGAGAGGGATGAGGGTGGTGTTGAGTCGAGTATGGCATGGGATCTTAATGGAGGCTTTGAAAGGGAAATCGGGTGGAGGATAATGGGTATGGTGGG GAGCACTTTCAAGAGTGCTATATGCATTGTTGTTTTGCTCGACATAAAAGTGATGTTCCTACTAGCAATTGATAAGTCTAATCACAAGCTTGTTGCCAAAGCCAT ACAAGGCATCAGGGATCTTCTAAAGCAGAGATTGCTTCTGCCTCAAAATGAGGCAGCACAAGCTGGGACCCGGTACAATGTGCCCTTGATGAACTCCCTTGTCCTTTATGTGGGAATGCAG ACCATCCAGcaattacaaacaaaaagcTCGCCTCCACTTGCACAGCAGATGGCCCACAATGGTCCGCTGGAGTTGTATTTGATGGGTTCTGCCATGGACATCTTCCAGACTCTGATTGCGGAGCTTGATACAGAAGGGCGTTACCTCTTCCTTAATGCCATTGCAAATCAGCTGCGCTATCCCAACAACCACACACATTTTTTCTCCTTTGTCCTTCTCTACTTGTTTGTTGAGGCAAGCCAG GAAATCATCCAGGAGCAAATTACAAGAGTTTTGCTGGAACGCCTGATTGTAAATAGATCCCACCCATGGGGTCTTCTCATCACTTTTATCGAGCTCATCAAG AATTCAAGATACAACTTTTGGAGCCGAACTTTCACAAGGTGTGCGCCGGAGATTGAGAAACTGTTTGAATCGGTTTCACGATCTTGCATGGTCTCCGACAACATGCACTGA
- the LOC117933020 gene encoding putative disease resistance protein RGA1, with protein sequence MIPLSPNQREGGGDNVLGKIGSVTLQEIGLAWGVKTELQKLEATLTAIKSILLDAEEKQWKDRQLRDWLGKLKHVCYDVEDVLDEFRYQALQRQVVSHGSLKTKEIHSE encoded by the exons ATGATACCCCTCAGTCCTAATCAAAGAGAGGGTGGTGGTG ACAACGTTCTGGGGAAGATAGGCTCTGTCACTCTCCAAGAAATTGGCTTAGCATGGGGCGTCAAGACTGAACTGCAAAAGCTGGAAGCCACCTTAACCGCTATCAAATCCATCCTCCTGGATGCTGAGGAGAAGCAGTGGAAGGATCGACAGCTACGTGATTGGTTGGGAAAGCTCAAACATGTGTGCTATGATGTGGAAGATGTGCTCGATGAATTTCGGTACCAAGCTTTGCAGCGCCAAGTGGTGAGTCATGGCAGCCTTAAAACAAAG GAGATCCACTCAGAGTGA